One genomic region from Xenopus laevis strain J_2021 chromosome 2L, Xenopus_laevis_v10.1, whole genome shotgun sequence encodes:
- the nsun5.L gene encoding 28S rRNA (cytosine-C(5))-methyltransferase, whose protein sequence is MAVYQAAAGILEKLQRKEGAVKTLVYDSGFKNVRRLYALVCETLRYASALEDIITSSELLRGTKKFPLSLATVLVYDLLFGKGLQCGGRWKAVILSHKARLQAELARLKVKKKVSSNEDLVVSLRGAAVGPALPRYVRVNTIKTCMSDVIAYFKRRGYTYLGKARSIEELAELGQKKGKRFLQDLHVPDLLAFPPGTDLHKDSLYTAGHIILQDKASCLPALLLDPPVGSHVIDACAAPGNKTSQLSAIIQNKGKVFAFDLDTKRLATMSTLLLRAGVICQELANQDFLTVSPEDPKYQKVGHILVDPSCSGSGIPDQMRILADKEESAKSERLEALSGFQRRALSHALSFPNVQRVVYSTCSIHQQENEEVVRDVLEQHPHFSLIDALPSWPMHGLNIFPGSSCCLRATLSDTLTNGFFVAVFQRKKKVNESHLPEIPEETTPTCDVEMPNNELEIIQNNGKEAETELMKIAHKKKRKTKSRKKKQKTDKP, encoded by the exons AATGTACGGCGGCTGTATGCACTTGTATGTGAGACTTTGAGATATGCGTCAGCACTTGAGGACATAATAACAAGCTCAGAGTTGTTACGTGGGACTAAGAAATTTCCTCTCAGCTTGGCTACG GTTCTAGTATATGACCTTCTGTTTGGAAAGGGACTACAGTGTGGTGGACGATGGAAAGCCGTGATCCTTAGCCATAAGGCacgactgcaggctgagttggcACGGCTGAAGGTGAAAAAGAAGGTCAGCAGCAATGAGGATTTGGTGGTCTCTCTTAGGGGTGCAGCTGTGG GCCCTGCTCTACCACGCTATGTTCGTGTGAACACAATTAAGACCTGCATGAGTGATGTGATTGCTTACTTTAAACGCCGTGGTTACACGTACTTGGGCAAAGCACGCAG TATTGAGGAGTTGGCAGAGCTTGGTCAAAAGAAAGGAAAGCGATTTCTGCAAGACCTGCATGTCCCAGATCTATTGGCCTTCCCTCCTGGTACAGACCTGCACAAGGACTCTTTATACACAGCGGGTCATATCATACTTCAGGACAAG GCTAGTTGTCTCCCAGCACTGCTCCTGGACCCTCCAGTGGGTTCCCATGTGATTGATGCCTGTGCTGCTCCTGGAAACAAAACAAGCCAGTTGTCGGCAATAATACAGAACAAGGG AAAAGTATTTGCATTCGATCTGGATACCAAGCGCTTGGCCACAATGAGCACGTTGCTTTTGCGAGCTGGAGTAATTTGCCAGGAGCTTGCCAATCAGGACTTCTTGACAGTCAGTCCAGAGGACCCCAAATACCAGAAAGTCGGCCATATCTTGGTGGACCCATCATGCAGTGGATCTG GAATTCCTGACCAAATGAGGATCCTGGCAGATAAGGAAGAGTCGGCAAAGTCTGAGAGGCTGGAGGCGTTGTCAGGTTTCCAGCGCCGCGCTTTGTCCCATGCCCTTAGTTTCCCAAATGTGCAGCGGGTTGTCTACTCCACCTGCTCCATCCACCAACAGGAGAATGAGGAGGTGGTAAGGGACGTCCTGGAGCAGCACCCACATTTCAG TTTGATAGATGCTCTCCCATCATGGCCCATGCATGGACTCAACATCTTCCCAGGCTCCAGTTGCTGCTTGCGTGCTACTCTATCAGACACTCTTACCAATGGCTTCTTTGTTGCTGTTTTTCAGCGAAAGAAGAAAGTGAATGAGAG CCATCTTCCGGAGATACCCGAGGAGACGACACCTACCTGTGATGTGGAAATGCCAAACAATGAGCTGGAGATCATACAAAATAATGGAAAAGAAGCAGAGACTGAGCTGATGAAGATTGCTCACAAAAAGAAGAGGAAAACAAAGTCTCgcaagaagaaacaaaagacAGATAAGCCATAA
- the LOC108707673 gene encoding fibrinogen-like protein 1-like protein isoform X2, with the protein MGPRFVTVSWVLAACIAYAIVTAVEENGHIQKNLPIDCDKLPRDSPSGVYVIKPESSPPLVVYCHVDKEGNSWTVVQRNTLKTEITWHESWTTYKYGFGNVLKEYWLGNEYIHLLTSQRTYMVRFMLKDKTEKEWYADYDIFSLDTEANGYILRLGRHSGTAGDYLSTFDSNNIHDNMKFSTKDKDQDRSASHCAGSYGGWWYDNCQLVLLNAKGYIYWKNICSGDCSESIIMIKPTG; encoded by the exons ATGG GTCCTCGTTTTGTGACAGTCTCCTGGGTGTTAGCAGCCTGCATTGCATACGCGATTGTGACAGCGGTCGAGGAAAATGGACACATTCAAAAAA ATTTGCCAATAGATTGTGACAAACTCCCCAGAGACAGCCCAAGTGGAGTGTATGTGATCAAGCCCGAGTCTTCCCCTCCACTAGTTGTCTACTGCCATGTGGACAAAGAAGGCAATAGCTGGACGGTGGTGCAGAGGAACACCCTTAAAACAGAAATCACTTGGCATGAATCTTGGACCACCTATAAATATGGCTTTGGAAATGTACTGAAGGAGTATTGGTTGGGCAATGAGTATATCCACTTGTTGACTTCTCAGAGAACCTACATGGTACGTTTCATGCTGAAGGACAAAACAGAAAAAGAGTGGTATGCAGACTATGATATATTTAGCCTTGATACAGAAGCTAATGGATATATCCTACGTTTAGGAAGGCACTCAGGTACAGCTGGAGACTATCTTTCAACGTTTGATTCAAACAATATTCATGATAACATGAAGTTCTCTACAAAGGACAAGGATCAGGATCGAAGTGCCTCACACTGTGCTGGAAGCTATGGGGGCTGGTGGTATGACAACTGCCAGCTGGTCCTCTTAAATGCCAAAGGCTATATCTACTGGAAAAACATCTGCAGTGGAGATTGCTCTGAATCCATTATTATGATCAAACCTACAG gataa
- the LOC108707673 gene encoding fibrinogen-like protein 1-like protein isoform X1, with protein MGPRFVTVSWVLAACIAYAIVTAVEENGHIQKNLPIDCDKLPRDSPSGVYVIKPESSPPLVVYCHVDKEGNSWTVVQRNTLKTEITWHESWTTYKYGFGNVLKEYWLGNEYIHLLTSQRTYMVRFMLKDKTEKEWYADYDIFSLDTEANGYILRLGRHSGTAGDYLSTFDSNNIHDNMKFSTKDKDQDRSASHCAGSYGGWWYDNCQLVLLNAKGYIYWKNICSGDCSESIIMIKPTGIC; from the exons ATGG GTCCTCGTTTTGTGACAGTCTCCTGGGTGTTAGCAGCCTGCATTGCATACGCGATTGTGACAGCGGTCGAGGAAAATGGACACATTCAAAAAA ATTTGCCAATAGATTGTGACAAACTCCCCAGAGACAGCCCAAGTGGAGTGTATGTGATCAAGCCCGAGTCTTCCCCTCCACTAGTTGTCTACTGCCATGTGGACAAAGAAGGCAATAGCTGGACGGTGGTGCAGAGGAACACCCTTAAAACAGAAATCACTTGGCATGAATCTTGGACCACCTATAAATATGGCTTTGGAAATGTACTGAAGGAGTATTGGTTGGGCAATGAGTATATCCACTTGTTGACTTCTCAGAGAACCTACATGGTACGTTTCATGCTGAAGGACAAAACAGAAAAAGAGTGGTATGCAGACTATGATATATTTAGCCTTGATACAGAAGCTAATGGATATATCCTACGTTTAGGAAGGCACTCAGGTACAGCTGGAGACTATCTTTCAACGTTTGATTCAAACAATATTCATGATAACATGAAGTTCTCTACAAAGGACAAGGATCAGGATCGAAGTGCCTCACACTGTGCTGGAAGCTATGGGGGCTGGTGGTATGACAACTGCCAGCTGGTCCTCTTAAATGCCAAAGGCTATATCTACTGGAAAAACATCTGCAGTGGAGATTGCTCTGAATCCATTATTATGATCAAACCTACAGGTATTTGCTGA
- the LOC108707451 gene encoding fibrinogen-like protein 1-like protein yields MGILHLFLWIIAALSVASKHHSYRRARRNDVVEKEKFPRDCSEIPRNRKSGVYVIHPEELHPLVVYCDMTTYSGGWIVIQRNSFNSEITWDESWTTYKYGFGNVEKDFWLGVEYVHQISKQKVYQVRFVIHDSNNEEKYADYNLFSVEDEAHGYTLRLGSYRGTAGDAMSSIQAGTTHDNMKFTAKDKDQDIYSLNCATTYGGAWWYAACFASKLNNKNAIHWTGLCAGNCKASAILIRPADYCIYLDQ; encoded by the exons ATGG GAATTCTGCATCTATTTCTATGGATAATTGCTGCTTTATCAGTAGCTTCCAAGCACCATTCCTACAGAAGAGCCAGGCGTAATGATGTTGTGGAAAAGGAAA AATTTCCAAGAGACTGCAGTGAAATCCCAAGAAACAGGAAAAGTGGAGTCTATGTAATTCATCCTGAGGAACTCCATCCATTGGTTGTGTACTGTGATATGACTACTTACAGTGGCGGATGGATTGTCATACAGCGCAATAGCTTCAACTCTGAGATTACCTGGGATGAATCCTGGACCACTTACAAGTATGGCTTTGGGAATGTAGAGAAAGACTTTTGGTTGGGAGTAGAATATGTTCATCAAATTTCCAAACAGAAAGTTTATCAGGTTCGCTTTGTCATACATGATAGTAACAATGAAGAGAAGTATGCTGACTACAATCTGTTTAGTGTGGAGGATGAGGCTCATGGCTATACGCTTCGACTTGGCAGTTACAGAGGCACCGCTGGTGATGCCATGTCTTCCATACAAGCAGGAACCACTCATGACAACATGAAATTCACTGCCAAGGACAAAGATCAGGACATTTATAGTTTAAATTGTGCCACCACTTATGGGGGTGCATGGTGGTATGCTGCCTGCTTTGCCTCCAAACTTAACAACAAGAATGCAATTCACTGGACTGGGTTATGTGCTGGGAACTGTAAGGCCTCTGCAATATTAATTCGCCCTGCCGATTATTGTATCTATCTGGACCAATAA